GAGGTCGGCCCGCAGGTCGCTGGCGATGGTCCCACGGTTCTGCGTGTTGGTCTTCAAACGGAGGTAGTCGCTGACGAACGCGTCGAACTCACTCGGGAGGGCCCCATCGTACATGTCGGCGTAGGCCCGGAGTTCCGCGTCGAAGTTTATCAACGGCGGCAGGGGTGCAGAACGTCCCTCCGCGGGAACCCACGGCCTGGCGGCCGGCAGACGGTCGACAGCCTCCGGCGGGGCGGACGCGGCGATCCGCTCGAAGTAGCCGAGGCCGTCGAGAATCGACCCGAAGACGGCACTGAGGACGGTGACGAAGATCACGCCGGCCGTGAGCAGGTGCGAGACCGGCGGCGGGAGCGTGAACTGGAACAGCGCGATGAACACGCAGGTCACCATCCCGACGACGAGGAGGAACGAGCCGAGATTGGGGTCTTTCCCGGTGAGAAACTCGATGCCGTCGAGGAACGCCGAGTCGGCCGCCGCGTCTGGCGGTGAATCGGGTCGGTCCCCGGATCGTTCTCGCTGGCTCACTGGCCAGACACCCCCGTGACGTCGGCCTTTTTCGCCTCGGCGGCACGCCGGAGCACCTGGACGAGGTGTGAAACCCACAGACCAGCGGTGAACCCGAACAGCGTCCCGACGGTCGTGATGCGTATGGTTTCTTCGAGCGGCGCGAACGCGACGCCGATACAGAGCGCCCCGAAGATGAACATGAGGGCGTATTGGACGCGCGTCTCCCGGTTCACGCGTCGTATCTCTTCGAGCATAACGGGCATCTAGAAGCCTCGGAGCGCATTAACTCTGTTGTCTGACATAAGTTGCCGAGTGGATATCACAAACTCCAGTCTGATAATTCTTATATCCAGGATAGAGGCACCGTAGTACCACAAAAGACGATATGGGGGGACCGAGGAGCGGACGTTCCACCGCGACTATATTTGTTCAGATATCGTACCCTTTGTGCTCTGCACACCGTGGGCCTGCTCGGGACGTCGTGACCGGCGACAGACCGAAGGGGCACGGTCGTGTATCGATACCAACCCCTAACGGGATTCTCACGAACATGGTCTCGACACTCGTCCTCGTCGGAATCGCGGTGGCCGCGTTCGTCGGCTACAACATCGGGGGCTCCTCGACCGGGGTCGCCTTCGGCCCGGCGGTCGGGAGCCGGATCGTGCGCAAGACGACCGCCGCGGGGCTGTTCACGATTTTCGCCTTCGCCGGCGCGTGGACGGTCGGTCGGAACGTCATCGACACGATGAGCGACGGGATCGTCCCCGCCGCGCAGTTCTCCCCGACCGCCAGCGTCGGCGTCCTCTTTTTCACGGGTCTGGCCCTGCTCGTCTCCAACATCTACGGCGTGCCGGCCTCGACGTCGATGACCGCCGTCGGGGCCATCGTGGGCCTCGGCCTGGCGACGGGGACGCTGAACGCCGAACTCATGTTCACCATCGTCTCGGCGTGGATCGTCGCCCCCCTGATCGGCTTCGCCATCGGCGGCGTCATCGGCCGGTACCTCTATCCACACCTCGACGCCCGACTCTCCTTCGGCCGGATGCGCGATCCGTTGCTTCGCGTCGACCGTTCGGGGACCATCCCCCGGCCCGGGCTCAACGAGAACGCAGCGCCGCGGGACCTCGTCGGGGCCGCACTGGTGCTGGTGATCGCCTGCTACATGGGCTTCAGTGCCGGGGCGTCCAACGCGGCCAACGCCGTCGCGCCGCTGGTCGGGAACGGGTCGATCACGATGGGACAGGGCATCCTGCTGGCGGTCGGCGCCATCGGCCTCGGTGGGTTCACCATCGCCCGGCGGACCCTCGCGACGGTCGGCGACGACATCACCGACCTGCCGATCCTGGCGGCGCTGATCGTCTCGCTGGTCGGCGCGACCATCATCACCGTCCTCTCACAGCTGGGAATCCCGGCGAGCCTGGCCGTGAGCACGACCTGCTGTATCATCGGTCTGGGCTGGGGCCGGGCCAGCCGGACGGCGACCATCGTCGAATTGGCAAACCCGAAGCCCCGGGACGATAGCGGGACGGATCTGACCACGGGGTCGCTGACCGCCTCGCCGGCGGCCGAGGAGTCACCGGGCCCGACCGTCGGCGACCTGGCCACGGGAGCGGCCGAGGCACCGACCGAGGCTCCCGACGACGTGGCGGTCCCGGAGATCGGTGCCGAGGCGCCCGAGGAAGTGAGCGCCGAGAGCCTGTTCGACCCGGCCGCCACGGCCAGAATCGTCACGCTGTGGGTGCTCTCGCCGGTGCTGTCCGTCGTCGGCTCCTATCTCCTCTTTGCCTTCCTGCTGTGACCCAAGGGGTTTCCCCGTGCTGGTCGAAGGGGGAGACATGCGCGTTCTCGTTCCGATGGACGACTCGGAGATGGCCGAACGGGCGCTCGAATACGCACTCGACGTGCACGACGACGCCGAGATCACCGTGCTGACCGTCGTCGGCGAGCCCTCGTTCATGTGGGGAGAGGCGGTGGCGATAGCCCTGGCCGACGACATGCAAAAAGTGGCCGAAGAACACGGGCAAGCGGTGGCCGACAGGGCCGGCGAAATCGCGGCCGAACACGACATGGAGGTCGACGTGGACGTCCGGACCGGCCACCCGGCACGGGCGATCCTCGACGCCGCCGGGGACTACGATACGGTCGTCATCGGGAGTCACGGCGGTTCGGTGGCGGACCAGCTGGTGATCGGCAACGTCGCGGAGAAGATATTCCGGCGGTCGCCGGTGCCGGTGACGGTCGTCCGGTGAGAACGAGGGGACGAGCCGCCGCTCAGGACAGCAGCGTCGACCCGTCGAAGGCCGTCCGGTCGTAGTCCAGATCGAGCAGGTCCATCAGCGTCGGCGCGATGTCCAGCAGGTCGGCGTCCTCGATGCGCGCGTCGGGGTCGTCGACGAACAGGCAGGCGTTGTCGAAGCTGTGCATCCCGTTACGCGGACCCTTCCCGAAGACGTCCTCGTCGCCCTTGAACCCGGACTTGAGGTCGAAGCCGTGGTTCGGGACGACGACCAGGTCGGGGGCGATGTCGGCGTGGTCGCCGCGGAAGGCGTCCTCCTTGGTCACGACGCGCTCGGCGACTTTGGTGCCGTCCGGTCCCTCTAGCGCTTCGAGTTCGGCCTGGAGTTCGTCGCGGACGGCCTCGTACTCGTCCTGGGGGACGCTGCCGCGGGGTTCGCGGTCCTCGAGGTTGATGTAGAAGCGGCCGGGGATCAGCGAGTAGGCCTTCGTCTCCTCGGCGATGTCGCCCAGTTCCTCGTGGTCGTCGTCCTCGTAGCTGAGCCAGCCGTTCCGGGCGAGCCACTCGTTGCAGTGGACCTCGTGGTGCAGCGTGGTGAACCCGTGGTCCGAGGCGACGACCATCGTCACGTCCTCGGGCAGCAGGTCGCGCATCTCGCCGAGGTAGCGGTCGACCTTCCGGTAGAACTCGAGGAACTCCTCCTTGTACTCGCCGTCGTGCTCGTAGTCCTCGAACAGGAAGTGGTTGACCCGGTCGGTCGTCATGTAGACGCCGAAGAACAGATCCCAGTCGTCTTCCTCGACGTAGTTCTTGAACGCCTCGTGGTTGCGGTCGATGGTCTCGTGGGCGTCCTCGATGAACTCCGACTTGTCCTCGTCGTGACCGAGTTTGGCGTTGACGTCGATCCGGTAATCGATCTCTTCGAGGTGGTCGCGGAGTTCGTCAGGGTAGGCCGCCTTGTCGATGCCGGGCGAGAGGAAGCCCGAGACCATCCGCTGGACGTCGCGCTGGGGCGGGAAGGTCACGGGGACGTTCATCACGGTCGCCTGCCGGTCGGCGTCGTGGACGCGGTCCCAGATGCGCGTCGCCTGGACGTCCCGACCCATCGGGACGTAGGTCTCGTAGGAGCCGACTTCTCGATCCTGGAAGCCATAGACGCCGGTCTCCCCGGGGTTGACGCCGGTCGTCAGCGAGGGCCAGCAGGCGCTGGACTCGGGCGGCACGATGCTGTCGATCGCCCCGGCGCTGCCCTCCTCGGCCAGCGCCGCGAGGTTCTCGAACTCGTCGAAATGCTCCGCGAGCATGCTGTACGGGACCCCGTCGATGCCGAAGAAGGCAACACGGGGACCGTCGTCGCCACGAAGCCGGTCGAACAGACCCATACCGCTCGTTACCGGGACCGGGCACAAGAAGCTTCTTTTCGCGGTGGAATACAGACCCCCGTCCGCGACACCGGCAAAACCTGTCCTTACTCGCGGGCCTCGTCGTCCGCTGGGGCGGGCTCGCCCGCAGAGTCGAAGTTCTCGGGGATCACCGTCACGTGGGAGAGGCCGACTGGCCGTTGTTCGGTCGCCATCACACCTAGAATGGGAGCCCCACGCCCTAATAATTACCCATAATCATAATACATGGCCGGTGGGGGCGGTGATAACCCTGGGGTATCGCCGGGGACGGCGATCGGTCGGGTGGCGCGGGCCGGGAACCGGCCTGCTGGATGCGGGTTGGTACGACACGGTCCCGGTTTCCCTTGCCGCGATCTCGGGTAGGTTGCTTCCCGCGTGCGGATACGCTGCGTGTTCGTCGGCGGTGCCCCGCACACCGCCGACCGCCAGCGCACGCCGGCGTTCGGGTCGCTGGTTCCTGTCAGGCGTAGAACGGTCGTAACGGGGTCGTGTCGGGCAGGCGAGCGAAGGGCGCCATCGTTGCACCGGACAACGAACGAATACTAATCCGGCCGTGCGTCCGCGAGTGGGTATGGCCACTGGCAGCGTGCTCGTGTTGACCACGCAGCAACAGAGCGGACTCTCCATCGTGCGGTCGCTGGGCCGACAGGGCGTCCGGGTCGTGGCGGGTGGCCCCGAGGCGCCGACGCTGGGGATGCTCTCGCGGCACAGCGACGGGCGGTACGTCTACCCCAGTCCGGCAGATGGGGCCCGGGAATTTCTCGATCACCTCCTCACGTACCTCGAGGACGCCGAGCACGAGTTCGTGTTCGGGCCGACCGACTGGATGACGTTCCTGCTCTCGAAACACGGCGAGGAGGTCGCGGCGACGGGAACCGTCCCGGCCGTCGAGGAGTGGGACACCTTCCGCACGGTCTTCGACAAGGCCAGTCTCTTCGAGCGCCTTCGCGGCGTCGACGTCCCGTGTCCGGAGACCCACGCCCCGTCCTCGATCGAGGAAGTCGAGGCGATCGCCGACGACCTGTCCTACCCGGTCGTAGTCAAACCCCGCAGCAAGACCTACTGGAACGACGAGGGAGAGTACTCGACCCACCTCGTCGGCGACAGCAACTACGCGGACTCCCCGGCCGAGTTGACGGCGACCTATCGCTCGCTGCTCGCGCAGGAACCGGAACTGCGCGACTGGCCGCCCATCGTCCAGGAGTACGTCCCCGGCGAGACGACGACGACGGTGGTCCTCGCCGACGAGGGCGACGTCCGCGCGCACTTCCAGGAGCGTCGGCTCCGCACCGTTCCTCCATCGGGCGGGAGTTCCGCGCTGCTCGGGGTCGTCGACGACCCCCAGATGCGACGCTACGCCGAGCGCGTGATCGGCGCGTTCGACTGGACTGGCCCCGCGCAGGTCGAGTTCATGCAGCGCCCCGACGGCGAGTACGTCCTCATCGAGGTCAACGGCCGCTACTGGGGGTCGCTCCCCTTCGCGATCAACTGCGGCGTCGACTTCCCCTGGCTCCACTACCGACAGCTGTGCGGCGAGTGGGTCTCTCACGACGGCGACTACCGGACCGACGTCGTCCAGCGGCGGACGACACAGGATGTCGAGTGGCTGGGCCACCAGCTCCGCGACCGGAACGTCCGCGCGCTCGCCCCGTTTCTCGCCGACGTAGTCCGGGCCGATCACACGTTCGTCTCGGCCTCGGACCCGGTTCCGACGGCCTGGCTGTTGAGTCAGCTCCCGAGAAAGCTCCTCGAGGGCGTCCGAGAGGTGATCCGATCGGGGAGCGACCGACTCGACGAGCAGGGCGACCGCTCATCGACGACCGAGGATCCCAAGAAAGCGGGGAAGCTGGGTTAGACTTCCGACTCGTAGAGGTCCATCGCGTGTTCGATGGCGTCCATCGCGGCCCCCTTGTCCTCCCAGCCCTGCGTCTCGACTTCCTTGCCTTCCTCGAGGTTCTTGTAGGTCGCGAAGAACTCGTCGATCTCGTCGAGGGTCTGCTGGGGGATATCGGAGAGGTTCTGGAGGTGGTCGAAGCGCGGGTCCTCGGTGGGGACGGCGATGACCTTGTCGTCCTGCTCGCCGTCGTCGTCCATCTTCATCAGGGCGATCGGCCGAGCCTCGATGACGCAGCCGGGGAACGTCTGGTCCTCGACGAGGACGAGCACGTCGAAGGGGTCCTCGTCGTCGTAGTACGACTGCGGGATGAAACCGTAGTCGGAGGGGTAATGGACGTTGCTGTGGAGCACCCGGTCCAGGACGACTCCCGGGACGTCCTTGTCGTACTCGTACTTGTTGCGTTCGCCTTTGAGACACTCGACGACCGCGTGGATCTCCTCGGGCGGATTCGGCCCGGTTTCGAGGTCTTCCCAGAGGTTCGTCATCACCTGCCCGTGCGACAGGCGGCCAAAAAGTACTTTCGTAATCCGTACCGAGTCGTAGGTATCGGTCACGACCGCTCCGGAAGCCCATCACTGGCTTGTACCGAATACTAATAACAAATCAGACAAGAGGGCGATGGAATCACACGACCGACGCACGGACCTGTTCATTCCGGGACGGAATAGTCCGGAGGAATCACAGGACGCTGGGGGCGAAACGCCGACAATTCGATCTGAGTTGACAAGCGTTAAATATCGTGGTGACATTTAGCTAAGCATGTCAGAGTCACAAACTGTAGACGCGGACCTGGAGGTCGCACGGGAACTCACGGCGTTTCAGCGAAACGTGCTGGTCATCCTGAGCGAGGAGCCCCGATACGGGCTGGCCATCAAGCGCGAACTCGAGTCCTACTACGACTCGGAGGTCAACCACGGGCGGCTCTACCCGAACCTCGACGACCTCGTCGAGATGGGCCTCGTCGAGAAGAGCGAACTCGACAAGCGGACCAACCAGTACGCCCTGACCGAGGAAGGTCACGACGTCCTGCTCGATCAGCTCTCGTGGGTGTTCGGTCGCTTCGTCACCGACGACGGCCGCGCCGACGAACTCGAAGCGCTCATCGATCAGGCCCGCTGAGGGAGTCAGCGGTCTCGCGCGCCAGTTCTACCGAGCGATCGACCAGGTCGCGTTGCTCGTCGCTCGGCCACGCGTTCCGCCGGAAGTAGTCGGTGACGAACTCCGCCAGTTCTTCTTCGGTCGCCGCGTCGATCGGTTTCGCGTAATGGTTGCTCATGAAGTCGGCCAGCGCCGCGGCGTTCTCGCCGTGGACCGTGCCGTGTGCCTCGGCGACCGCGGCGGCGATCTCGCGGTTGCGGTCGTCGATCGCCTCCCAGTCCTCGCCGTCACCCGGTCCGCCCAGCGGTCGTTCGATCCCGCGGTCGGTGTCCTCGATCGCTTCGAGGCGGGCGACGCCGTCCTCGAGCCACTCCTCGGGGTGGAGCACCAGCGTGTCGTGGGCGTCGTCCTCTCGCACCCGGGCCCGGTACTCGTACTCGTCGAGCAGCGACGCGCGTCGCTCCCGGTACGCCTCGGCCTCGGCGTCGTCCACTGCGTCGTCGGCGAGGCGGGTCAATCGCTCCACCTCGTCGACGATCTCGGGCGGGACGTCGGCCGCATCCCCGGCGTCGTCGGGGCCCTCTCCGGCGGTCGATTCCTCGACGTCCGTAGCGTCGTCGACGGCGACGTCGGTGACGTCGGACCGGTCCGGATCGCGGGTCTCGTCAGTCATCGTCGAGGGCCTCGTTCGCCAGGTCGTCGGCGCGGTCGTTTATCTCCCGCGGGACGTGCGACAGCGACCAGTCGTCGAAGCCGGCGAGCAGTTCCCGGACGGTCACCCGGTGCTCGCGCAGTTGCGGGTCGTTCGCGTCGTACTCCCCGCGGACCTGCTTGACGATGAGTTCCGAGTCGCCCCGTACTTCGACGGTGTCGAACCCGTGGTCGCGGGCGACTTCCAGGGCCGTGATGAGCGCCTGGTACTCGGCCTGGTTGTTCGTCGCGCGGCCGATCCGTTCGCCGCCCTCGGCGGCGATGCCGTCGCCGGTGACGATCACGTAGCCGACGGCGGCGGGCCCCGGATTCCCCCGGGCGGCCCCGTCGAAGTAGACGTGCGCGCGACCCCCGTCCTCGCGGAGCAGGCCCTGGATCACCGCGGGCGAGTCGCCCTGGATCACGACTTTGCCGTCGTAGGCGACGGCCGTCGCGCCCCCGTGGGACGCCCGCCAGCGTTCGTGCTCGGTGTTGCCCTCCTGGACGTCGACGCCGGCCTCGAC
Above is a genomic segment from Halorientalis sp. LT38 containing:
- a CDS encoding inorganic diphosphatase; this translates as MTNLWEDLETGPNPPEEIHAVVECLKGERNKYEYDKDVPGVVLDRVLHSNVHYPSDYGFIPQSYYDDEDPFDVLVLVEDQTFPGCVIEARPIALMKMDDDGEQDDKVIAVPTEDPRFDHLQNLSDIPQQTLDEIDEFFATYKNLEEGKEVETQGWEDKGAAMDAIEHAMDLYESEV
- a CDS encoding inorganic phosphate transporter, with translation MVSTLVLVGIAVAAFVGYNIGGSSTGVAFGPAVGSRIVRKTTAAGLFTIFAFAGAWTVGRNVIDTMSDGIVPAAQFSPTASVGVLFFTGLALLVSNIYGVPASTSMTAVGAIVGLGLATGTLNAELMFTIVSAWIVAPLIGFAIGGVIGRYLYPHLDARLSFGRMRDPLLRVDRSGTIPRPGLNENAAPRDLVGAALVLVIACYMGFSAGASNAANAVAPLVGNGSITMGQGILLAVGAIGLGGFTIARRTLATVGDDITDLPILAALIVSLVGATIITVLSQLGIPASLAVSTTCCIIGLGWGRASRTATIVELANPKPRDDSGTDLTTGSLTASPAAEESPGPTVGDLATGAAEAPTEAPDDVAVPEIGAEAPEEVSAESLFDPAATARIVTLWVLSPVLSVVGSYLLFAFLL
- a CDS encoding DUF7108 family protein, translated to MTDETRDPDRSDVTDVAVDDATDVEESTAGEGPDDAGDAADVPPEIVDEVERLTRLADDAVDDAEAEAYRERRASLLDEYEYRARVREDDAHDTLVLHPEEWLEDGVARLEAIEDTDRGIERPLGGPGDGEDWEAIDDRNREIAAAVAEAHGTVHGENAAALADFMSNHYAKPIDAATEEELAEFVTDYFRRNAWPSDEQRDLVDRSVELARETADSLSGPDR
- a CDS encoding PadR family transcriptional regulator translates to MSESQTVDADLEVARELTAFQRNVLVILSEEPRYGLAIKRELESYYDSEVNHGRLYPNLDDLVEMGLVEKSELDKRTNQYALTEEGHDVLLDQLSWVFGRFVTDDGRADELEALIDQAR
- a CDS encoding universal stress protein, translated to MRVLVPMDDSEMAERALEYALDVHDDAEITVLTVVGEPSFMWGEAVAIALADDMQKVAEEHGQAVADRAGEIAAEHDMEVDVDVRTGHPARAILDAAGDYDTVVIGSHGGSVADQLVIGNVAEKIFRRSPVPVTVVR
- a CDS encoding alkaline phosphatase family protein, with product MGLFDRLRGDDGPRVAFFGIDGVPYSMLAEHFDEFENLAALAEEGSAGAIDSIVPPESSACWPSLTTGVNPGETGVYGFQDREVGSYETYVPMGRDVQATRIWDRVHDADRQATVMNVPVTFPPQRDVQRMVSGFLSPGIDKAAYPDELRDHLEEIDYRIDVNAKLGHDEDKSEFIEDAHETIDRNHEAFKNYVEEDDWDLFFGVYMTTDRVNHFLFEDYEHDGEYKEEFLEFYRKVDRYLGEMRDLLPEDVTMVVASDHGFTTLHHEVHCNEWLARNGWLSYEDDDHEELGDIAEETKAYSLIPGRFYINLEDREPRGSVPQDEYEAVRDELQAELEALEGPDGTKVAERVVTKEDAFRGDHADIAPDLVVVPNHGFDLKSGFKGDEDVFGKGPRNGMHSFDNACLFVDDPDARIEDADLLDIAPTLMDLLDLDYDRTAFDGSTLLS
- a CDS encoding ATP-grasp domain-containing protein, whose translation is MATGSVLVLTTQQQSGLSIVRSLGRQGVRVVAGGPEAPTLGMLSRHSDGRYVYPSPADGAREFLDHLLTYLEDAEHEFVFGPTDWMTFLLSKHGEEVAATGTVPAVEEWDTFRTVFDKASLFERLRGVDVPCPETHAPSSIEEVEAIADDLSYPVVVKPRSKTYWNDEGEYSTHLVGDSNYADSPAELTATYRSLLAQEPELRDWPPIVQEYVPGETTTTVVLADEGDVRAHFQERRLRTVPPSGGSSALLGVVDDPQMRRYAERVIGAFDWTGPAQVEFMQRPDGEYVLIEVNGRYWGSLPFAINCGVDFPWLHYRQLCGEWVSHDGDYRTDVVQRRTTQDVEWLGHQLRDRNVRALAPFLADVVRADHTFVSASDPVPTAWLLSQLPRKLLEGVREVIRSGSDRLDEQGDRSSTTEDPKKAGKLG
- the rnhA gene encoding ribonuclease HI; its protein translation is MPVIECDVAAARERLVEAGVDVQEGNTEHERWRASHGGATAVAYDGKVVIQGDSPAVIQGLLREDGGRAHVYFDGAARGNPGPAAVGYVIVTGDGIAAEGGERIGRATNNQAEYQALITALEVARDHGFDTVEVRGDSELIVKQVRGEYDANDPQLREHRVTVRELLAGFDDWSLSHVPREINDRADDLANEALDDD